From the Candidatus Binatia bacterium genome, one window contains:
- a CDS encoding NAD-dependent epimerase/dehydratase family protein, with the protein MELLTGCTGYLGRHLSARLAAKGRTLRALVRVGTDLKRIPEEIQETVWGGLDDPAALARATHAIDTVFHVAARVSSGGSRDAFERDNVTATENLLEAAEAAGVKRFVYVSSAGIYGSDAASGDIDETTPLDPSIEQRGAYAWSKARADDRVRRFGENSNVEVVIIRPGLLYGSEAKPFLGRLSFPVPRGRGRRIVVGSRNNLLPLTHVDNACDAIVLAGERGARGGTYNVVDGTTSQGDYLALLATSGVAPIRPTYVPSALFTPIAMGCELATRLTGRSLPLTRYKLKRATESLRYDTSAARDQLGWEPILDLTAGVDSMKSPTTPDDSTDNSR; encoded by the coding sequence ATGGAACTCCTGACGGGTTGCACGGGATACCTCGGACGCCACTTGTCTGCGCGACTCGCGGCCAAAGGCCGCACGCTGCGCGCGTTGGTACGGGTTGGAACGGACTTGAAGCGAATCCCAGAGGAGATCCAGGAGACGGTCTGGGGCGGACTCGACGACCCCGCCGCGCTCGCCCGGGCCACCCACGCGATCGACACCGTGTTCCACGTTGCGGCGCGTGTCAGTTCCGGTGGCTCTCGGGATGCCTTCGAACGCGACAACGTAACCGCCACCGAGAACCTTCTCGAAGCGGCGGAAGCTGCCGGCGTGAAACGGTTCGTCTACGTGAGCTCGGCCGGCATCTATGGCTCCGACGCCGCGTCCGGCGACATCGACGAGACCACGCCCCTCGATCCCTCGATCGAACAGCGCGGCGCGTACGCCTGGTCCAAAGCCCGGGCAGACGACCGGGTGCGACGCTTCGGCGAGAACTCGAACGTCGAGGTCGTCATCATCCGCCCGGGGCTCTTGTACGGGTCCGAGGCCAAGCCCTTCCTCGGCCGCCTCAGCTTCCCGGTCCCACGCGGCCGTGGGAGACGCATCGTCGTAGGGTCACGCAACAACCTGCTGCCCCTCACCCATGTAGACAACGCCTGCGACGCGATAGTGCTCGCCGGCGAGCGCGGTGCGCGTGGCGGAACCTACAACGTAGTCGACGGCACGACCTCGCAGGGCGACTACCTCGCGCTACTGGCCACCTCCGGCGTCGCACCGATCCGTCCCACGTACGTCCCCTCGGCACTTTTCACCCCGATCGCCATGGGCTGTGAATTGGCGACTCGTCTCACCGGTCGCTCCCTTCCGCTCACGCGGTACAAGCTCAAGCGAGCCACCGAGAGCCTGCGATACGACACGAGCGCGGCGCGCGACCAACTCGGGTGGGAACCAATCCTCGACCTCACCGCCGGCGTCGACAGCATGAAGAGCCCCACGACGCCCGACGATTCGACGGACAACTCCCGCTGA
- a CDS encoding sugar transferase — MSRPVTLRAVPNPAEPPGISEETGATSQAPARVVPPEVPESSIRYLVQATLSLTALLLLSPILLTVGLAVKISSPGPLFYAGVRVGRNQKLYTMYKFRTLREGSERQIGGRLLSAQDDFYTPIGKFLKRSKLDEVPQLINVLRGEMNFAGPRPLRPVFLERYLDEIAHYADRFRVAPGMTGLAQVRGGYFTSPQNKLRYDRLYISHRTLFLDAQLVGLTALKVLNRWITLGAFLLVLLLFVSFIPAGMISDLYIELGGAKVNPLHGVIAFGALWMILRHAPRDRISLYRTPLNLPIAAFLLLSLASAFLSDSPVQAIRGATYYLITGFIVMLAVINGTFTRQFVRSAINAVALISVAISGMGLLELLVSDYLAPDSPIRNQFGMVPGAISSTLGSPIALATYLLLGVPCVLCSLSRAHTREMRDFWVASTTICLVGILLTRHPAGLITLALIASAYLWRHLSIRWAFAALILLAPFAYLSVYTALPAGNLNWQSVLCGEATEACTALTKLPARELLLGLGPRTLGELVPPGSPASDAALLQANGNLRLLLENGLLGWGAMLWILGAALVSLYRSQQTMADPGLRAALWAVLFSVVGFLVAMQSFDPFDNIAIQLLFWGLLGIGIGTEVRLGERPSDYRIALKLGQE, encoded by the coding sequence TTGTCGAGACCCGTAACCTTGCGCGCCGTGCCCAATCCCGCAGAGCCCCCGGGAATATCGGAGGAAACCGGGGCGACCAGCCAAGCGCCGGCGCGCGTCGTCCCGCCCGAGGTCCCCGAGTCCTCGATCCGGTACCTCGTGCAGGCCACACTTTCCCTCACTGCTCTCCTGCTGCTTTCACCGATCCTACTGACCGTCGGACTCGCCGTGAAGATCAGCAGCCCAGGCCCCCTGTTCTACGCCGGCGTGCGCGTCGGCAGGAACCAGAAGCTCTATACGATGTACAAGTTCCGGACCCTTCGTGAGGGTTCGGAACGACAGATCGGCGGTCGACTGCTCAGCGCGCAGGACGACTTCTACACTCCGATCGGCAAGTTCCTGAAGCGCTCGAAGCTCGACGAAGTTCCGCAGCTCATCAATGTCCTCCGCGGCGAGATGAACTTCGCAGGGCCGCGTCCTCTGCGACCAGTCTTTCTCGAGCGTTATCTCGACGAGATCGCACACTACGCCGATCGGTTCCGCGTCGCGCCCGGCATGACCGGACTCGCGCAGGTCCGCGGTGGCTACTTCACCTCTCCGCAGAACAAGCTGCGGTACGACCGACTCTACATTTCGCATCGAACCCTGTTTCTCGATGCGCAGCTCGTCGGCCTCACCGCTCTCAAAGTACTAAACCGCTGGATCACCCTCGGGGCGTTCCTTCTGGTGCTTCTCCTCTTCGTTTCGTTCATCCCCGCCGGGATGATCTCGGATCTGTACATCGAGTTGGGCGGTGCCAAGGTCAACCCGCTACACGGGGTGATCGCGTTCGGCGCGCTCTGGATGATCTTGCGGCACGCGCCGCGAGACCGGATCAGCCTCTACCGAACGCCGCTCAACTTGCCGATCGCAGCGTTCCTTCTGCTGTCGCTCGCGTCGGCCTTCCTGTCGGACTCGCCGGTACAGGCCATTCGCGGCGCGACATACTACCTCATCACCGGCTTCATCGTGATGCTCGCAGTGATCAACGGCACATTCACGCGCCAATTCGTTCGCAGTGCAATCAACGCGGTCGCGCTGATCTCCGTAGCGATCTCGGGCATGGGACTCCTGGAACTTCTCGTCTCCGACTACCTCGCTCCGGATTCGCCGATCCGAAACCAATTCGGCATGGTACCGGGCGCGATCTCATCCACACTTGGCAGTCCAATCGCCCTTGCAACGTACCTGCTCCTGGGCGTGCCCTGCGTGCTCTGCAGCTTGTCACGCGCCCACACAAGGGAGATGCGAGACTTCTGGGTCGCCTCCACTACGATTTGCCTCGTCGGGATCCTACTCACCCGTCACCCGGCTGGGCTCATTACCCTCGCCCTGATCGCCAGCGCCTACCTCTGGCGTCACCTCAGCATTCGCTGGGCCTTCGCGGCGCTCATCCTCCTCGCGCCCTTTGCGTACCTCTCGGTGTACACCGCTCTCCCTGCGGGGAATCTCAACTGGCAGTCCGTGCTCTGCGGTGAGGCCACCGAGGCCTGCACCGCGCTGACGAAGCTTCCCGCCCGCGAGCTGTTGCTCGGGCTCGGGCCCCGCACGCTCGGCGAGTTGGTTCCTCCGGGCTCCCCGGCGAGCGATGCCGCCCTCCTGCAGGCGAACGGCAACCTGAGGCTCCTACTCGAGAACGGGCTCCTCGGCTGGGGCGCGATGCTCTGGATCCTCGGCGCCGCCCTGGTGTCGCTCTACCGCAGCCAGCAAACGATGGCCGACCCTGGACTGCGCGCCGCGCTCTGGGCCGTGCTCTTCTCCGTGGTGGGTTTCCTGGTCGCGATGCAGAGCTTTGACCCGTTCGACAACATCGCGATCCAGCTGCTGTTCTGGGGCCTCCTCGGCATCGGTATCGGGACCGAGGTCCGCCTCGGCGAGCGCCCGAGCGACTACCGCATCGCCCTCAAGCTCGGCCAGGAATAG
- the asnB gene encoding asparagine synthase (glutamine-hydrolyzing): MCGIAGQLSLDPTAILNQADVQPMCDVIVHRGPDDQGFLVDGPLAMGMRRLSIIDLEGGHQPLYNEDRTIGVVQNGEIYNFRELREELESKGHKFETNSDTEAIVHLYEEYGTACVEKLRGMFAIAIWDAPRRRLMLARDRLGIKPLYYGHSRGRLLFGSELKSLLAAGLDCAIDRQALHDYLTLTHIPAPASIFRDARKLPPGHRMIVENGNTTIERYWTLDLTPNPALADERVALDAVRDAVDDAVRSHLVSDVPLGVFLSGGVDSATLVACMRKFHTGELKTFSIGFEEKTFSELDRARIAAKKYETDHHELVVTPDAVALVPDLMASFDEPYADSSAIPVLCVSRLAREHVTVALSGEGGDEIFAGYKTYSATLLAGWYRRLVPSPARKLLASMVGQLPVSHGKVSFDYMAKRFVAGADRDPLEAHLSWKAILDEDAKRELYASQPDGIEETLRLYQEAAGDVDERDLLAQLLAIDTRIGLESDMLVKADRMTMATSLEGRVPLLDHPLVELVASIPSSLKMKRQTKKYLLRKAMEDRLPHETLHAPKQGFNVPIPSWLVGPLRERVRDTLAPDRIRAAGFFDADAVQNLIQGHETKERDNSREIWTLLMFQSWHDALSQSTPADAQPRLVG; the protein is encoded by the coding sequence ATGTGCGGAATTGCAGGACAGCTCTCCCTCGACCCCACCGCGATTCTGAACCAAGCCGACGTTCAGCCGATGTGCGACGTTATCGTACACCGCGGCCCCGACGATCAGGGCTTCCTCGTCGACGGGCCGCTTGCGATGGGCATGCGGCGCCTCTCCATCATCGATCTCGAGGGCGGCCACCAGCCGCTCTACAACGAGGATCGCACGATCGGCGTCGTTCAGAACGGCGAGATCTACAACTTCCGCGAGCTCCGCGAGGAACTCGAGAGCAAGGGTCACAAGTTCGAGACGAACAGTGACACCGAGGCGATCGTCCACCTTTACGAGGAGTACGGAACCGCCTGCGTCGAGAAACTGCGCGGCATGTTCGCCATCGCCATCTGGGACGCACCCCGACGCCGGCTGATGCTGGCGCGTGACCGCCTGGGCATCAAGCCGCTGTACTACGGCCATTCGCGCGGGCGTCTTCTCTTCGGCTCCGAGTTGAAGAGTCTGCTTGCGGCCGGCCTGGACTGCGCCATCGACCGACAGGCGCTTCACGACTACCTGACGCTCACCCACATCCCCGCACCGGCCAGCATCTTTCGTGATGCGCGCAAGCTCCCGCCGGGCCATCGGATGATCGTCGAGAATGGCAACACGACGATCGAGCGGTACTGGACACTCGACCTGACCCCGAACCCGGCTCTCGCCGACGAGCGCGTCGCTCTCGACGCCGTGCGCGACGCGGTCGACGATGCGGTTCGAAGCCACCTCGTCTCCGACGTGCCTCTCGGCGTCTTTCTCTCCGGCGGCGTCGACTCGGCCACTCTCGTTGCGTGTATGCGCAAGTTCCACACCGGCGAGCTCAAGACGTTTTCGATCGGATTCGAAGAGAAGACGTTTAGCGAACTGGATCGCGCGCGTATCGCTGCAAAGAAGTACGAAACCGACCACCACGAGCTCGTGGTCACGCCCGACGCCGTGGCGCTGGTCCCCGACCTCATGGCGTCGTTCGATGAGCCATACGCCGACTCGTCGGCAATCCCGGTCCTCTGCGTCTCGCGTCTCGCGCGCGAACACGTGACCGTCGCGCTTTCGGGCGAAGGCGGCGACGAGATCTTCGCCGGCTACAAGACGTACTCCGCAACCCTCCTGGCCGGGTGGTATAGACGCCTCGTCCCATCACCGGCACGGAAGCTCCTCGCCAGCATGGTGGGACAGCTTCCCGTATCCCACGGCAAAGTCAGCTTCGACTACATGGCCAAACGCTTCGTCGCGGGAGCAGACCGTGACCCGCTCGAGGCCCACCTCTCCTGGAAGGCCATCCTGGACGAGGACGCCAAGCGCGAACTCTACGCCTCACAGCCCGACGGCATCGAGGAGACACTGCGCTTGTACCAGGAGGCGGCCGGAGACGTCGACGAGCGCGACCTCCTGGCCCAGCTTCTTGCGATCGATACCCGGATCGGGCTCGAGAGCGATATGCTGGTGAAGGCCGACCGGATGACCATGGCGACCTCTCTCGAAGGTCGGGTCCCCCTGCTCGACCACCCGCTCGTCGAACTCGTGGCATCGATCCCCAGCAGCCTCAAAATGAAGCGCCAAACGAAGAAGTACCTTCTGCGCAAAGCGATGGAGGACCGCCTCCCCCACGAGACGCTCCACGCCCCGAAACAAGGCTTCAACGTCCCGATCCCGAGCTGGCTCGTCGGCCCCCTGCGGGAGCGGGTCCGCGACACCCTGGCGCCCGACCGGATCCGAGCGGCCGGCTTCTTTGATGCCGATGCCGTCCAGAACCTCATTCAGGGCCACGAGACCAAGGAACGCGACAATAGCCGCGAGATCTGGACCCTCCTCATGTTCCAGAGCTGGCACGACGCACTGAGCCAATCCACCCCGGCCGACGCTCAGCCGCGACTCGTGGGTTGA
- a CDS encoding radical SAM protein — protein MTNDENSVADDMKGWLRDRGLTKSNLKSYKYWIPYTVAGGKAWTPQSVTFELTLRCNLSCQMCPLDLPRMMHNKTDGEHVKSRQGHELSTEEVKKVIDDIAKMGVEDMTITGGEVFLRKDAFEIIEHITKTPIHLCVNTNGWFLRPEEARRLVALKPHALSISVDGPDDLHDEIRRGKGSFRRLLEGIQNIQDAKKELGVRRPKIGITVTVSALNQHRYSEVLDWLKDTGVDTVDFDYMFYTTPEHDRETEDLVPLPVASKEEDQDLPMYLRQVNGQTLFEESEKAKKKSEEYGIPIGFGPPLTTPEQMERRFLDDEYAFVEKCFYPWKTFRISPYGDVYSCSIDVAFGNVLDSSVIDIWNNDAYQTFRRTLKERRLFPKCAKCCALNNDFWRYLPTFG, from the coding sequence ATGACGAACGACGAAAATTCCGTAGCCGATGACATGAAGGGATGGTTGCGAGACCGCGGTCTCACCAAGAGCAACCTGAAATCCTACAAGTACTGGATTCCGTACACCGTCGCCGGCGGTAAGGCATGGACGCCGCAGTCGGTCACCTTCGAGCTGACCCTACGCTGCAATCTGTCCTGCCAGATGTGCCCACTCGATCTGCCCCGCATGATGCACAACAAGACCGACGGGGAGCACGTGAAGTCCCGCCAGGGCCACGAACTCAGCACCGAAGAAGTGAAGAAGGTCATCGACGACATCGCGAAGATGGGCGTCGAGGACATGACGATCACCGGCGGTGAGGTCTTCCTGCGCAAGGACGCGTTCGAGATCATCGAGCACATCACGAAGACGCCGATTCACCTCTGCGTGAACACGAATGGCTGGTTCCTCCGCCCCGAGGAAGCCCGTCGACTCGTCGCCCTGAAGCCGCATGCACTGTCGATTTCGGTCGACGGCCCGGACGATCTGCACGATGAGATCCGCCGCGGAAAGGGCAGTTTCCGCCGTTTGCTCGAGGGCATCCAGAACATCCAGGACGCCAAGAAGGAGTTGGGCGTCCGGCGGCCGAAGATCGGCATCACCGTGACCGTCTCGGCCCTGAACCAGCATCGCTACAGCGAGGTTCTCGACTGGTTGAAGGACACCGGCGTCGACACGGTCGACTTCGACTACATGTTCTACACCACCCCCGAGCACGACCGGGAGACCGAAGACCTCGTGCCGCTTCCGGTCGCCTCAAAGGAAGAGGACCAGGACCTTCCGATGTACCTCCGTCAGGTCAACGGCCAGACGCTGTTTGAGGAATCGGAGAAGGCGAAAAAGAAGAGCGAGGAGTACGGCATTCCGATCGGATTCGGGCCGCCGCTCACGACGCCCGAGCAGATGGAGCGTCGCTTCCTCGATGACGAATACGCCTTCGTCGAGAAGTGCTTCTACCCATGGAAGACGTTCCGCATCAGCCCGTATGGTGACGTGTACTCATGTTCGATCGACGTCGCCTTCGGCAACGTTCTCGACTCGAGCGTGATCGACATCTGGAACAACGATGCCTACCAGACCTTCCGCCGGACGTTGAAGGAGCGCCGCCTCTTCCCGAAGTGTGCGAAGTGCTGCGCGCTCAACAACGACTTCTGGCGCTACCTGCCGACCTTCGGCTGA
- a CDS encoding glycosyltransferase family 4 protein has translation MLAFIVNQFPRQVDAYFLRELRGLLESGLDFGIYSLLPAPKGWKIHEDARPLLERTIYPPAPTALGGQTLAQLARHPAQTAGIAARVAAGHRSMPAALAKSMAILPQSLAFAREMQERGVRHIHANWATYPATAAMVISELTGLPYSFSGHATDIFVHHAMLREKIEAAQFVITCTKFNRTYLAEIAPEHADRIRTVYHGVDLPAFAPTGAPRHPRLVLSAGTLRTCKGYDDLIRAIGLLRDRGSDAELEIVGEGEERSALENLISSLNLGDRVRLPGYRPQEELIPAYQTAAVVALPAHHEDHFGIPNILIEGLAAGAPVVCTELPSLAELVEHGASGLFVPERDPAALADALGELLADPERADRMAKEGRRRVVEHFDMEQTVAELVRTFRTATQKEAA, from the coding sequence ATGCTGGCCTTCATCGTCAATCAGTTCCCGCGCCAGGTCGACGCGTACTTCCTTCGCGAACTACGCGGCTTGCTCGAAAGCGGCCTCGATTTCGGGATCTACTCTCTCCTCCCCGCGCCGAAGGGCTGGAAGATTCACGAGGACGCTCGCCCCCTGCTCGAGCGTACGATCTATCCGCCCGCTCCCACAGCGCTCGGCGGACAGACCCTAGCTCAGCTGGCCCGCCACCCCGCACAGACCGCGGGAATCGCGGCCCGCGTCGCCGCCGGCCACCGCTCGATGCCAGCGGCCCTTGCGAAGTCGATGGCAATCCTGCCGCAGAGCCTCGCATTCGCGCGCGAGATGCAGGAACGCGGCGTGCGCCACATCCACGCGAACTGGGCGACCTATCCTGCGACTGCCGCCATGGTCATCTCCGAACTGACAGGACTGCCCTACAGCTTCTCGGGACATGCGACGGACATCTTCGTCCATCACGCGATGCTGCGCGAGAAGATCGAAGCCGCGCAGTTCGTCATTACGTGTACGAAGTTCAACCGCACCTACCTCGCCGAGATCGCGCCGGAGCACGCCGACCGGATCCGCACCGTGTACCACGGCGTGGACCTGCCGGCGTTCGCACCGACCGGCGCGCCGAGGCATCCGCGCCTCGTGCTGAGCGCCGGTACGCTGCGCACCTGCAAGGGCTACGACGATCTGATTCGCGCGATCGGCCTGCTTCGCGATCGCGGCTCGGACGCCGAACTGGAAATCGTCGGCGAAGGCGAAGAGCGAAGCGCTCTCGAGAATCTGATCAGCTCCCTGAATCTCGGGGACCGGGTGCGCCTCCCCGGTTATCGCCCGCAAGAGGAACTGATCCCCGCGTATCAAACCGCAGCGGTCGTGGCCCTGCCCGCGCACCACGAGGATCATTTCGGCATCCCGAACATCTTGATCGAAGGACTGGCCGCGGGCGCGCCGGTGGTCTGCACCGAACTCCCGTCGCTCGCCGAACTCGTGGAGCACGGCGCCAGTGGCCTGTTCGTACCCGAGCGTGACCCCGCCGCCCTGGCGGACGCCCTGGGAGAGCTTCTCGCCGACCCGGAGCGCGCCGATCGGATGGCAAAGGAAGGGCGTCGCCGCGTCGTCGAGCACTTCGACATGGAACAAACCGTCGCCGAGCTCGTTCGCACATTCCGAACGGCCACGCAGAAAGAGGCCGCCTGA
- a CDS encoding Gfo/Idh/MocA family oxidoreductase, whose amino-acid sequence MSERSHRVALVGAGRIAAVHHGYAKNVPNAQVVAVCDADRDTAEEFAQQRNIPAFYDDIEEMLRKEQPNIVHIVTPPATHARLAVAAMENGANVLVEKPMAMSVEDCDQMIETAERYGRRICVDHNRLFDPVILKARNLVDSGALGEIVSVEALQGVNPVDGGPAPTGDAHWSVADPFAPLYNLGPHPLYLAAHFLGPVDGVQIVGQPIGADGLLREIRVLLESNGTYGYVTFSMGAQPYLNHVNVFGTKGTLRANLNTMAMTVEKVRKLPKMVAKFTSNLEPAAQLVGSTVETVLAVALRRMKTYPGIGQNIRRFYKSLDQGDPAPVDGAAGRQNVWLLREIENHFSTVARAETGTGHITNGEDSWNS is encoded by the coding sequence ATGAGTGAGCGTTCCCATCGGGTAGCCCTCGTCGGCGCCGGCCGTATCGCCGCCGTCCACCACGGCTACGCCAAAAATGTGCCAAACGCCCAGGTCGTGGCGGTGTGCGATGCCGACCGCGACACCGCCGAGGAGTTCGCACAGCAGCGCAACATCCCAGCGTTCTACGACGACATCGAGGAGATGCTGCGCAAAGAGCAGCCGAACATCGTGCACATCGTGACCCCGCCCGCGACACACGCGAGGCTTGCCGTCGCCGCGATGGAGAACGGGGCCAACGTCCTTGTCGAGAAGCCGATGGCGATGTCCGTCGAGGACTGCGACCAGATGATCGAGACCGCGGAGCGGTACGGTCGGCGGATCTGTGTCGACCACAACCGACTGTTCGACCCCGTCATCTTGAAGGCACGCAACCTTGTGGACAGCGGCGCCCTCGGAGAGATCGTCTCCGTGGAAGCGCTCCAGGGTGTGAACCCCGTCGACGGTGGCCCTGCGCCGACCGGCGACGCTCACTGGAGCGTCGCGGACCCCTTCGCCCCGCTCTACAACCTCGGACCCCACCCGCTGTACCTGGCCGCGCACTTCCTCGGCCCGGTCGACGGCGTGCAGATCGTCGGGCAGCCGATCGGCGCGGACGGCCTGCTGCGGGAGATCCGGGTTCTTCTCGAATCGAACGGAACCTACGGCTACGTGACGTTCTCGATGGGCGCCCAGCCCTACCTGAACCACGTGAACGTGTTCGGAACGAAGGGAACGCTGCGGGCCAACTTGAACACCATGGCGATGACCGTCGAGAAGGTGCGCAAGCTCCCGAAGATGGTCGCGAAGTTCACCTCTAACCTGGAACCGGCTGCGCAACTCGTCGGGTCCACGGTCGAGACTGTCCTCGCCGTGGCGCTGCGCCGAATGAAGACGTACCCGGGCATCGGCCAGAACATTCGACGGTTCTACAAGAGCCTCGATCAGGGCGACCCCGCACCGGTGGATGGCGCCGCCGGCCGCCAGAACGTCTGGCTGCTCCGCGAGATCGAGAACCACTTCTCTACCGTCGCACGCGCCGAGACCGGCACGGGCCACATCACGAATGGCGAGGACTCATGGAACTCCTGA
- a CDS encoding glycosyltransferase produces the protein MDENQVSPSQGGAQVLQWRPRSGSGLPQTAGPSGPPLRVLFIIDELDIGGTEQQILELVKRIDRERFEPHVCCFRYGRKAKEIASFGVPVHHEPKRMRADPGLILRLASLMKRERFDIVQTYLWTANTWGRLAARLAGVPIIVASERNVDIWEEAYKRVIGRWLARRTDCVVANSEAVRTYLLDRGGLDPDKVLTIYNGVNFERFRAPCDPQVRRQELGVPDDCILAGVVARVEPAKDHGTLLQAMSLIRDRAPKLHLVVVGGGSEEERLRRMTRELRIADRVHFTGFRTDAAEWLQSLDFSVLSSVKEGLSNSVIESMAAGRSIAATDVGGNAEVIIQEETGLLVPARDAPALANALARLCGSKELREKFGRAGQERVETVFAVASMVAHTEQLYRSLAERLKAAA, from the coding sequence ATGGACGAAAATCAGGTTTCGCCGAGCCAAGGCGGTGCACAGGTCCTGCAGTGGCGACCGCGCTCCGGCTCCGGTCTCCCGCAGACGGCGGGCCCCTCGGGGCCCCCGCTCCGCGTGCTGTTCATCATCGATGAACTCGACATCGGCGGGACCGAGCAGCAGATTCTCGAGCTGGTCAAACGAATCGACCGAGAGCGCTTCGAGCCCCACGTGTGCTGCTTCCGCTACGGCCGGAAGGCGAAGGAAATCGCGTCCTTCGGCGTCCCGGTCCACCACGAACCCAAGCGCATGAGGGCCGACCCCGGCTTGATTCTGCGGCTCGCCAGTCTGATGAAGCGCGAGCGCTTCGACATCGTCCAGACCTACCTCTGGACCGCCAATACCTGGGGCCGCCTCGCGGCCCGACTGGCCGGCGTGCCCATCATCGTCGCATCCGAGCGCAACGTCGACATCTGGGAAGAGGCCTACAAGCGCGTCATCGGCCGGTGGCTCGCGCGCAGGACCGACTGCGTGGTAGCCAACTCCGAGGCGGTACGAACCTACCTTCTCGACCGAGGCGGACTCGACCCGGACAAGGTGCTCACTATCTACAACGGGGTAAATTTCGAGCGCTTTCGCGCCCCATGCGATCCTCAGGTTCGCCGCCAGGAACTCGGCGTACCGGACGACTGCATCCTCGCCGGAGTCGTGGCTCGCGTGGAGCCCGCCAAGGACCACGGCACGCTCCTGCAGGCCATGTCGCTGATCCGCGACCGTGCGCCGAAGCTGCACCTCGTCGTGGTCGGCGGCGGAAGTGAAGAAGAGCGCCTCCGACGCATGACGCGCGAGCTCCGCATCGCCGACCGCGTCCACTTCACGGGGTTCCGTACCGATGCAGCCGAGTGGCTACAGAGCCTCGACTTCTCCGTCCTCTCCTCGGTGAAGGAAGGACTCTCGAACTCAGTCATCGAGTCCATGGCGGCCGGCCGGTCGATCGCCGCGACCGACGTCGGCGGGAACGCCGAGGTGATCATCCAGGAAGAAACCGGACTGTTGGTCCCGGCCCGCGACGCGCCCGCCCTCGCCAATGCCCTCGCGCGCCTGTGCGGTTCCAAGGAACTTCGCGAGAAGTTCGGACGAGCCGGACAAGAGCGGGTCGAGACCGTCTTCGCGGTGGCCTCCATGGTCGCCCACACCGAGCAACTCTACCGGAGCCTCGCGGAGCGCCTGAAAGCGGCGGCCTGA
- a CDS encoding polysaccharide deacetylase family protein encodes MVRSRLSRSLRTVAGEAAAVARRVRPSRSGTARVLYYHRIEEETHRSCVRPSAFAEQMALLRREGYHLLPLSAVREHLDTKRPFPDRTVIVTFDDGFADNYQNAFPILQRESIPMTLFLTADFIGTDELPVLRDRSGVKPLDWAQVSEMAHHGVELGAHTLTHPNLTDLDDEALRREVTECRDRIEERTAVRVRTFCYPRGDFDDRVKDVVREAGYDLACTTMEGCVTKETHPFSLRRTFIANDDSLRDFRHKIEGSFDLLHGARAWLRNGPGQQAAV; translated from the coding sequence ATGGTCCGGTCCCGGCTCTCCCGCAGCCTCCGAACCGTCGCCGGCGAAGCGGCGGCGGTGGCGCGCCGCGTAAGGCCGAGCCGGTCGGGCACGGCGCGAGTCCTGTACTACCACCGCATCGAAGAAGAAACGCACCGCTCCTGCGTGCGGCCGAGCGCGTTTGCCGAGCAGATGGCGCTCCTGCGACGGGAGGGATACCATCTTCTCCCCCTCAGCGCAGTTCGTGAGCACCTCGACACGAAGCGGCCCTTCCCCGATCGGACAGTCATCGTCACGTTCGACGACGGCTTCGCGGACAACTACCAAAACGCGTTTCCGATCCTGCAACGCGAATCGATCCCGATGACGCTCTTCCTCACGGCGGACTTCATCGGCACCGACGAGCTCCCCGTGCTGCGAGATCGCAGCGGCGTGAAGCCGCTCGACTGGGCTCAAGTAAGCGAGATGGCGCACCACGGAGTCGAACTCGGCGCGCACACGCTCACCCACCCGAACCTCACGGACCTCGACGACGAAGCACTTCGCCGCGAGGTCACCGAATGTCGTGATCGAATCGAGGAACGCACCGCCGTCCGGGTTCGAACCTTCTGTTATCCGCGGGGCGACTTCGACGACCGAGTGAAGGACGTCGTAAGAGAGGCCGGATACGATCTGGCCTGCACCACGATGGAGGGCTGTGTCACCAAAGAAACGCATCCGTTCAGCCTTCGCCGAACGTTCATCGCGAACGACGACTCCCTGCGCGACTTTCGCCACAAGATCGAAGGCAGCTTCGACCTTCTTCACGGCGCGCGCGCGTGGTTGCGTAACGGCCCCGGCCAACAGGCCGCGGTCTAG